A window of Deltaproteobacteria bacterium genomic DNA:
AATGTCATGGCTTTGGCCCGGTATACCCCCGGCACCGGCCCTGCCGGCAAGGCCCGTTACCCGTTACTTGTTACTCGTCACTCGTCACTCGTTGGGCGGTTTTTGGATGCTTTTTTTGTTCTCCGTCCGGTCCCCTTGATGGTTGCGGCGTCGATGATTTTGGCGGTAACCCTCCTTTTTAATTCAAGGGCCCCTTTGCAGTCTCCTTCCTATTCCTCCCTTCCCGATCATGATTTGTTTGTCGTCAACGAGGCGGCCCTTCGGGAGCGGGTGCTGGAAAATCCTTTTGAAATCGAAAACCCCGCCTTCGATCTGAAATATAGGGATCCTTCGGGCAGGATGCAGGCGGTTTCTCCCGGCTTCAACATGGAAATTCTTGACGATGGGGCTTCTCTTGCAGGCATCGAGAAGATTCTGATGGAGAGGCGAAAGATGCTTGTGGAGGCCGACGCCGACAGCCTGATGATGCGCGGAAGGCGCCTGAAGGCGATGGGGAGGGTCGATATGGCCCTCAAGGATTTTGAGACGATCTACCGTTTTTATCCCGACTACACCTACATCGGCGATGTCCTTATCTATCGCGCGCAGTGCCATGCCGTTTTGGGGGAGTACGACAGGGCCCTCGAAGGCCTCGATGTCTATTCCGCCAAATTCCCGGAGAAGGCCTCTTTTGTCCGGTCGATAATCGAACAGGTCGAAGGCCGGAAGACAAAAGAAAAACCTCCTTTACAATAAAGAAAACGGTGTGTTAAAAGCGTCGGCCATGCCTTTATACGGACCCCGAAAACAGGAAGTGATCGCGCATTACCGGCGGGACGAAAAAGACACCGGTTCGCCCGAAATTCAAATCGCCCTGCTCACCCGGAAAATCGGCGATCTGACAAAACACTTCGAGGCGCACAAGAAAGACCACGCTAGCCGTCGGGGCCTCCTTAAAATGGTGGGGCAGAGGCGGAGGCTTTTGCGGTATTTGCAGAAAAGCCGGAAGGATCGTTATTCAAAACTGATTGAGGAGCTTGGAATCCGGAAGTAGCGAAGATTCAGGGCATGATTGAAACGGGCGTGAACTGATAATTTAGTCGGTCCCGTAGGGGCGTACAGCCGTACGCCCGTACTGAACAGCCTAGATTATCAGTCCGAAAAAGCGCCCGGCTTTTCTCCCTTGAGTTTTCCTCTTTCAATTTTCAGGCCTGATCCATTTATGTCAACACGTGTATCCACGCAACTGGGCGGGCGGGAGATTTCAATTGAAACAGGAAAACTGGCGCGGCAGGCGGGGGGTTCCGTCACGGTGCAGGCCGGCGACACGATTGTCCTTGTCACCGCGACCGGATCGGCCGAACCGAAGAAGGTCGATTTTCTCCCTCTGACGGTCGATTTCATCGAAAAAACCTTTGCCGCGGGCAAAATTCCCGGCGGATTTTTCAAGAGGGAGGGGAGACCGTCGGAATTCGCCACACTGATTTCCCGTTTTATCGACCGGCCGATCCGCCCCCTTTTTCCCGAAGGGTATCGTTACGAAACGCAGGTGATCGCCACGGTCCTCTCGGTGGACCCGGTCAACGACCCCGATACGCTGGCGATCATCGGCGCCTCGACGGCCCTCTGCATTTCGGATGTCCCCTTTGTAACGCCGGTGGCGGGATGCCGCGTCGGCAGGGTTGATGGAAAATTTGTCATCAATCCGGCCGCCCCCGACATGGAAAAAAGCGACATCGATCTCATCATCGCCGCCACCGAGTCCGCCGTGGTGATGGTGGAAGGGGGAGGGGACGAGGTGCCTGAAAAAGACCTGGTCGACGCCA
This region includes:
- the rpsO gene encoding 30S ribosomal protein S15, with product MPLYGPRKQEVIAHYRRDEKDTGSPEIQIALLTRKIGDLTKHFEAHKKDHASRRGLLKMVGQRRRLLRYLQKSRKDRYSKLIEELGIRK